Genomic window (uncultured Hyphomonas sp.):
TGATCGTGTTGGTGTGCTATGTTGATATAGGAGGCGAGCCTCAGGGCTGACTGCGAACCGCCAAGCGCGATCACCGATTCCGTTTTGAGATTGCCGAGCGGACCTGCTTCTCCCCGCGAGGAGCTGTTCAGGGCACCGGAAACAGCTTTGGCAAAAATATCATAGGAATAGGCATCGCCGGGATGGCTGAGGGCGCCGTAACGTTCCGGATCCCACTCGCGCAGTGAGAAGGGCTCGGTGCGCGGCGTTCCGTAGATGCCGATATACTGCGCGGAAATGCCCATCCAGGCATAACCATCGAAGATTTCATCGCCGCTTGGAAATCCGTTTTCAAATCCGGCGGAGACATTCTGCCAGTGCGCCAGCAGCACGCCATTATATTTATCGGGGTCGGCGGGACGGAGAATGAAAAACCGGGTTGTGAACGGTTGCTTGTCTGCGATCTCCGTGTCCCAGGTCCCGTCGAATGAGGCCTCTGTGCCTTCCGTCAACTGATAGGAGTTTGCGGTCCCGGAGACAATATATTCCTCCATGACGTAACCAAGCTTTTCCAGGTCGAGGACCGGGGCGCGATAGATCCACCCCTTGCTGCCGCCCTGGACAGGACCCGTAACAGTTATGTCGGCTATTTTGGGCGATGGTGCAGGCCGGCTTACGCATCCCTGTAACAATAGCGGGGTGGACAATGCTGCTGCGCCAATTGTCAGGGCTCTTCTGCGGTTGAACAGGTGACTCATTTGATAAGGCCTCCGGTAGTTTCTTTTGATTATCAGGGGCTGGGCGTAACCTCGTGTACGGAGCGACTGGTCCGGCGCCGCTCAAACCCTTACTGGTAGTACGATTGTCTTCCCATGGCCCGAAGAAAATTGGCGCTGCTCCGCAGAGCAGCGCCGCAGTTGTCCAGGCACCAGGAGGAAACAATCCCGAACACTCAGAAATTCGCGCCGAAGCGAATTCCGACATAACGCTGGTGATCGCGCGGTACGTATTGGTAGGTGAACCCGCCAAACAAACCCAATTCGGATATCGATGTGACATAGTTCTCATCGAACAAGTTGTTGACGAAGACCGACGCCTGGTACCGGCCATCCTTGTCCTCAATTCCGATCGAAGCGTTCACGATGGCGCGGGCATCTTCACGCGTGTCCGGGTTCTGGTTCAGTGAGAACGTGATGTCGTCCTGCCAGTATCCGCTGGCCTGCACGAAGCCATCGAATGGCATCGAGCTGAACGGGACGCGCTGGCGGCCGAAGAATGTGATGCGCAGGTCAGGAGAGTATGGCAGCTCCGCGCCCGCAAGGTCCTGATTCCCGTTCACGCAGCCTTCAGCGGCGGTCTGGCCGGGATAGCAGGGGCCTGCCGGGAAGCTGTCAATCGTTGCATCGATCAGGGCGAAACCCAGGCTCACATCGGTCAGATCGGTCGGTCGCCCCATCAGCTCACCTTCGAAGCCTTCAGTGGATACATCGCCGGCATTGATGAGAAGCGTTGCGATTTCACCTGGCAGCTGTGCTTGCGATTGGAAGTTCTTGAAGTCCGTATGGAATGCCGCAAAGTTTGCAGCCCATCGGCCATCTGGGGTGGTGAGCTTGAGACCAATTTCGTAGGCATCGGACTCTTCGGCATCGACCGGCTCTTCCCCCTGAACGGACGCGAATGCGATAGTAGTCGCCCGGCCCTTGTAACCCCGGGAGTAGCTCGCATAGGCATTGACATATTCATTGAAGGAATGTCGCAAACCGACATTACCCACAACAGCGGTGTCGCTCACACCGCCTGTAAAGTCAGCCAGAGTGCCTTGCACCCCGCCAAGTGAAAGGTCCCCCGGGATCAGGACATTTGTTGGATCGCGAAGGGCGGTCCAATCGACATCTTCTGTCAGGATACGCGCGCCGCCGAACAGCGACGTCTGGTCATTGAAATAATAATTCCCGCTCGCAAAGGCCGCATAATAGGTGTTCTCAACGGAGCCATCGAACTGGCCCGACTGAGCAATATTCCCTGCCGGGATGGCAATTTCGAGCCGGCGTTCGAAATGCCGGTTCAGGTCAAGATAGTAGGCGAATGCGCCAATGAGGAAATCATAGTTCCCCATGTCCGGCGAAGCGAGTCGGATTTCCTGGGTATACTGATCAAGACTGGTCGCCCCGCTGTTCAGGTCGAAAGTCAGCAAGCCACCCGGAAGCGGATCCTCGTTTGACATACCGTCAACATCAAGATTGTTGGCAAAGTCCCAGGACCGCCATGCCGACACCGATGTCAGCGTGAAATCATTGTCGAATTTGTACTCAGCCTTGGCGGACAGGCCGGCCTGTTCCGTATTCGCATACGTTTCGGCATTGGCCCTGAGCGACGTATTTGTCTCGCTGGGAACAACAGGCGCCAGCTGCTGGAGATAGGCTGGGTTATTGGCTGAACGAATCGTCACGACGGGTTCCGATTCGGATTCGCGATAATCGCCGATCAGCGTCACCGTCAGCTTGTCCGTGGGGTCGAACTGCAGCTTGCCCCGCAGACCCCAGCTTTCACTGCCGCCGACGCGTTCGCCGTTTGCAACATTACGGATGTGCCCGTCATAATCATTTTTGAATGCGCTCAGGCGGAAGCCAGCCGTATCGGAAATCGGACCGGAAAGCGTGCCGCGCACACCGTAGGCATTGTCTTCTTCTGCCAGTTCGACATCGAATCCGCCGGTGAGCGTCTTGCTTGGCGCTTTGGTTGTAACGGAGACAACACCCGCAGACGCATTCTTGCCGAATAGCGTGCTCTGAGGGCCGCGCAGGACTTCAACGCGCTGGATGTCGATCAGGTCCTGAAAGCCCTGTCCCGAGCGGGCCATGAGAACATCGTCGATGACGATCGAAACGGAGGGCTCAACGGCAGACGAGAATACCGATGTCCCGAGACCCCGAATACTGACCGAGCTGTTGGATTCATTGTTGCCTTTCAGAAGCGTCAGGCTTGGGGTCAGATCTGAAAGCGTGTCGACAGAACTCGTTCCGGTCGATTCAAGGATATCGTCGGAAAGGACCGAAACGGCAACAGGGACTTCCTGGAGCGTTTGCTCTCTCCGGGTTGCCGTTACCTTGACGGTGTCGAGCTTCTTGACGGCATCGCCCGCCTGAGCGGCTGCGACGGGCGTCAGCGCCGTGGCCCCGATCAGGCCGGCAATGGCGAAACGAGAAACGCTACGTGCGTGACGTGAATTCATAATTTTCCTCCCGCGGTCTGGCTCACTTCCGGCCGACCTTGTCTGCTCCCTAACTCTTTCGGCCACGGCAGATTGTCAATAGTTTTTTATTTTTTTGAAAAATGAAAAATATCAATTATTTTGATTTTTGGATTTTTCTGTCACTATGGCGTGAACTGTGCATAGAAAGCGCAATCCAAAAGAAGACGTGCGCATGTCGGAGCGTTCAGGAAACCCGAGGGGCCATCAGGCTGTTTATTGCCCGGTGAGCCTCGGGAAGGGCGATCCGATCTGGAATGAATTTTGTTAGTCGGGACTCATGATGCCAGCGAAAACCGCAGAAGAAGTTAGGCTGCAGATCAAGCGGGAATATGACGGTTACAGCAAGCAATTGCGAATCGTCGCGCAGTATATTCTGGATCACCCGAACGAAATTGGACTGGAAACCGTTACGGTCGTAGCAGAACGCATGGGCGTTCAGCCTTCGACGGTTGTCAGGCTGGCCAAGGCGCTTGGCTTTGATGGGGCGTCGCAGCTGCAGAGGCTTTTCAAGGAGGAAGTCGTCAGCGGAGCAGGGGCGCTCGGTTACAAGGAACGTATTCGCCAGTACCAGGCGCCGAAATCCGGAGGCGGATCGGATCATTTTTCAAGCGTGCTCGATGAAGCGCTGGAGTGCGGGATACTGGGGCTTGAAGATCTTCGCCACTCGATGAGCGCCAAGGATATCGCCAAGGCGGTCCAGCTCATCCAGTCCGCAGACACCCTGTTCGTCGCCGGATTCCAGAGATCCTTTCCGGTCGCGGCATATCTGTCCTATGCGCTTCAGAGACTGAGAAAGAACACTGTCTTTATAGATGGCGCCGGCGGTCTTTACGAGCATCAGATCGAGTTTTCGACCAAGGATGACCTGTTGATCGCCGTCGGATTCAATCCGTATTCAGATCAGATCGTTTCGACCCTGGATCAGGCAAAACGAAACAAAATGAAAATTCTTGGAATCAGCGACAGTCATGTGAGTCCCGTCGTCGTCGGTTCAAATGCGCAGTTCATCGTCCATGATCCGGTTGTCCGGGGCTTCCGGACTTTGACCTCGTCGATGACGCTCGCGCAGGCCATCGTGCTCGCCTACGCTTTCAACGAAACAAAAGCGTAGCGAAATCCGCCCGATTGTATCGGAATGTGTCGCTGGACGGCCGAATGCGGAAGTTCGGCACTTTTTGTTTGCAGGGGAGAATTGAAATATATATTGCATAATGCAATTAAATAAAAAGAACGTATAACAAAGGGGCGGGAAGTTCAGCATGGCGGATGCGCAGCGCAATCTTGATGTCATTACTATTGGGCGCGCAGGTGTCGATCTCTACGGACAGCAGGTCGGGGGCCGGCTGGAGGACGTCCAGAGTTTCTCGAAATACCTGGGCGGGTGTCCGGCCAACATCGCTGTCGGCACGGCTCGCCTGGGTTTGAATTCTGCGATCTTCACCCGGGTGGGCGATGATCATATGGGCAGGTTCCTGCTGGAGGAGTTCGGCCGGGAAGGCGTGTCCTGTGACGGTGTCTCGATGGATCCTGACCGGCTGACAGCGTTGGTCATCCTGGGGATCAGGGACAAGGAGACGTTTCCGCTGATCTTCTACCGGGAAAATTGTGCTGACATGGCGCTCACGGAGCAGGATGTCCGTGAGGACATGATCGCGGACTCGCAATCAATCCTCATCACCGGGACCCACATGTCGACGGATAGCAGCCGGGCTGCGAGCTGGAAGGCAGTGCAGCTCGCAAAAAGACACAATACCAGAATTATCCTCGATGTGGACTATCGTCCCGTGCTCTGGGGGCTGACCGCTCCGTCCCTTGGCGAAGAGCGATATGTGCCGGATTCCGCGGTCACGGAAGTCCTGCAGGCATTCGCGCCGGATTGTGACCTGATCGTCGGTACGGAAGAGGAGCTGCACATCCTCGGCGGATCGACCGACACGTTCGAAGCAATGCGTTTCATTCGGACACTCAGTGATGCGACCATCGTCTGCAAACGCGGCGAACAAGGCTGCACGGTCTTTACCGACAAGATTCCAGACTCTTTCGATCAGGGCGTGTCGGGAGAAGGTTTCGAGGTAGACGTCTTCAATGTGCTTGGCGCGGGGGATGCCTTCATGAGCGGCTTCCTCCGGGGCTGGCTGCGTGATCAGCCATTGGAGGAATGCTGCAGGCTCGCGAACGCGTGCGGGGCGATCGTTGTGTCACGCCATGGCTGCGCGCCGGCGATCCCGACCCTGGAGGAGCTGAACTGGTTCCTGGACAACGGCTCTGCCTTTACGGCCCTTCGCAAGGATGCGCAGCTGGAACGGCTTCACTGGGCAACGACTCGCGGGAGCCAGAAGAACGACCTGGCCGTCTTTGCCATCGATCATCGCTCGCAGCTCGAGGAATTGGCACAGGAGTGCGGCGTCGCATCTGACAGAATTTCAAAGTTGAAGCGTCTGGCCCTGCATTCGCTGGAAGCGCTCACCCCCGACGGGCTGGAACTCGGTATCCTTCTGGATGGGCGTTATGGTGCGACAGCGCTCGAGGATGCGGCTGACCTTCCATACTGGACCGGCCGCGCGATCGAGCGGCCCGGATCCAGGCCGCTGGATTTCGACACGAACATGACTGTCGGCGGAGAGATGCAGGAATGGTCGAGAACCCAGGTTGCAAAATGCCTGTGCTTCTACCATCCGGACGATCCAGAATGCCTTCGTGACCTGCAGGAGCGGAGGATCCTGGACGCCTACAAGGCGGCCCGTGAGTCGCGACGGGAGTTCCTGCTTGAAATCATCTGTTCGAAACATGGAGATGTGACGACGAACACGATGAGCTCAATCATGCAGCGTATTTATGATATTGGGGTATATCCTGACTGGTGGAAACTTGAACCCTCGTCCGAAGAAGCGACATGGAACAACATTACCCGGATTATCGAGGCGAATGACCCGCATTGCCGCGGGATCCTTCTGCTTGGGCTTGCGGCATCGGCGGACGACATCTTGGCCTGTTTCCGGGAGGCGGCCAGATTCCCGATCATCCGGGGGTTTGCGGTCGGAAGGACAATCTTCCAGGAGCCCGCCAAGCAGTGGATGATGGGGGATATCGACGACGCTGAGGTCGCGTCCCGGCTGAGGCAGAATTTCCTGCAGCTCATCGATGGCTGGCGGGAAGCCCGCTGCGCAAGATAAGGCAGGCAAGGCAATGGCAACACAGACGGTCAGGATGACCATGGCGCAGGCGCTGGTTCGGTTCCTGTCAAATCAGATGATCGAAACGGAGCATGAGACCATCCCCTATTTTGGCGGGGTGTGGGCGATCTTCGGTCACGGCAATGTGTCCGGCATAGGGGAGGCGCTCTACCAGGTCCGGGATCGGTTGCCGACTTTCAGGGCGAACAATGAGCAAGCCATGGCGCACACGGCGATTGCTTATGCAAAGGCCGGCTTTCGCCGCCAGGCCATGGTGTGCACGTCATCTATCGGACCGGGCGCCACAAACTTCCTGACCGCAGCTGCGTTGGCTCATGTGAACCGGTTGCCGGTCCTTTTCCTGCCGGGCGACGTATTCGCCAACAGGCGGCCGGATCCTGTCTTGCAGCAGGTTGAAGATTTTCAGGATGGAACTGTTTCGGCAAATGACTGTTTCAAGCCGGTCTCCCGTTACTTCGACCGGATCACGCGTCCGGAACAAATCCTTCTGGCGCTGCCGCGCATGATGTCGGTGTTTACGGACCCTTCTACCTGTGGTCCGGTTTGCCTGTCTCTCTGCCAGGATGTGCAGGCGCAGGCATATGACTATCCCGTCTCGTTTTTTGAGGAACGAATCTGGCGCATCCGCCGCCCGGAACCTGACCGATTTGAAATGGACCGCCTGGTGCGGGCAATGGAAACGGCCAGGCGTCCATTGATTATCGCGGGCGGCGGTGCGCTATACAGCGGCGCGTCGCAGGTACTCGGCGCATTTGCGGAGCGGGTTGGGATTCCGGTGGCCGAAACCCAGGCCGGGCGCAGTACTCTTCGTTATTCTCATCCCATGAATCTGGGGGCGATCGGGGTTACAGGATCCGATGCCGCAAATGCTGCAGCTTCAGAAGCAGACCTGATCGTGGGCATCGGCACCCGGTTGCAAGACTTCACGACAGGCTCCCGCGCCCTGATTTCAGCGGAAGGACGCCAGCTTTTCCAGGTCAATATTGCCTCCTACGACGCGGAAAAGCATATGGCGACGCCCGTGGTCGGTGACGCCAGACAGGTCGTGGCCCGGCTTTCGGAAATGATCACACAGGCCGCGATTGAAGAAGACTGGCAGCAGCGCAATGCGGACCGGTCCGGGCAGTGGCGAAATGACGTCAATACGGCGTTGGGTGCCCAAGACTCCGGAACGCCATCTTACGCAGCCGCCCTTGGCGCAGTGGACCGCGCCGCGGATGAGCGCAGCACGGTCGTCTGCGCCGCCGGCACACTGCCCGGAGAGCTTCACAAGCTCTGGCGGGCGGAACGCACAGGCGGCTATCATGTCGAATACGGCTATTCCTGCATGGGATATGAGATCGCCGGCGGCATCGGCGTCAAAATGGCGGATCCGGAAAGCGAGGTATTTGTGGTCGTCGGTGATGGCAGCTATCTGATGCTGAATTCGGAGATCGCCACCTCGGTCATGATGGGGCTGAAGATCATCATTATACTGTTTGATTCCGAAGGCTTCTCCTGCATCAACCGGCTCCAGCGTGAAACAGGCGGGGAAGACTTCAACAACCAGTTCGTGGATACGGTCCATGAGACATTGCCGGACATCGACTACGCAGCACATGCCAGAAGCCTCGGTGCGGTAGCGGAATCTGTCTCCGGAGTCGCAGAACTTGAGGCAGCCTTGTCCCGCGCCAAAGCCGCCAGCCGGACCACGCTGATTTCAATCAAGGTCGACCCTGACAAGGCGACAGATATCGGAGGTCATTGGTGGGATGTGGCGGTGCCGGAAGTGTCGGAGAGTGAAAAGGTCCGCACGGCGTTTGAAAACTACAAGCAATCGGCCAGCAAACAGATTATCGATGGATAGGAGACAGACATGAAATTCGGGGTCAGCCCAATCGCCTGGTCCAATGACGATATGCCGGAGCTCGGAGGCGAGACGACGCTGGAATCCTGCCTGACCGATGTCGGCGAGTTGGGGTTTGACGGTGTTGAACTTGGCGGGAAGTTTCCCCGGCAGAGCGCCGAGCTGCTCCCGATCCTGAAATGCCATGGCCTCTCACTTGTCGGCGGCTGGTTTTCCGGCAATTGCCTTGTCAACTCCGCTGAAGAGGAGATCGCCGCCCTGCGGGCGCATCAGGACCTGTTGCGGGCATGCGGCTCGGACGTCTTTGTCTATGCCGAATGCAGCAATGCTGTGCACGGCAACCGGTCTGTTGGTTTGTCAGGAAAGCCGGTGCTGGATGCCGGAGCGTGGCGGACATTCGGGGAGCGCCTCACCGGGATCGCCGAATATCTCGCGTCAGAAGGGTTTCGGTTTGCCTATCATCATCATACCGGAACGGTCGTGGAAACAGCGGCCGATCTCGAGCAATTCCTTGCCGTGACGGGAGATGCGGTGGGGCTCACGCTGGATACGGGGCACGCGTTCGTGGGCGGGATCGACTGTGCAGAGATCATCCGCAAAGTGCCTGCACGCATAGCCCATGTTCACTGCAAGGATGTTCGCCGCAGCATATTCGAGACCGTCCGGAAGGATGACCAGAGCTTTCTGGATGGGGTGCTCGCCGGAATGTTCACGGTGCCAGGCGATGGAGACATCGATTTTGCGCCTGTGTTCGAAGCGCTTGGCCACATCAGGTATGATGACTGGATCATCGTTGAAGCGGAACAGGATCCGGCTCTCGCCGATCCCCGTCTTTATGCAAGGCTGGGGCTCGACCATGTCAGGTCTTGCGCCCAAACCAGTCGCGATACGAGAAAGGTTGAATGCTGAGATGACAGATCTGCGCGTCAAAACAAGCCACCCCGCCACGGATGGGTGTGTACTATCGGTCACTCCGGAATCCGCCGGATGGACTTATGTCGGATTTGCCGTACACAAACTCGGCGCCGGCGACACTTTCGAAAAGCCCGCAACAGAATTGGAAGCCTGCCTCGTCATCCTGTCGGGCAAGGCGAGTGTTACGGTTGCGGGCCAAGAGTATCCAAATCTTGGTGAACGGGACAACGTTTTCGCTGGTCCGCCAGCGGCCATGTACATCCCGATGGGGCAGGGCTATTCAGTTCGCGCGGAAACACAGCTCGAGATTGCCGTCTGCACCGCACCTGGCGGCGGAGACTACGAGCCGCGGGTAATTCCTCCGGGCTCCATCAGCTCCGAGGTCAGGGGACAGGGATCGAATACGCGTTTCGTCCAGGATATCCTGCCGGGCTCAGACCCTGCGCACAGCCTGCTTGTTGTTGAGGTAATCACGCCGGGCGGAAACTGGTCGAGCTACCCACCCCACAAGCATGATTCCGATGCTTTGCCGGAAGAATCTGCTTTGGAAGAAACCTATTATCATCGGCTGCATCCATCTCAGGGATTTGCTTTCCAGCGCGTCTATACCGATGACCGTTCCATCGATCAGACAATCGCCGTGGAAGATGGAGACTGCGTGATGGTTCCAGAAGGGTACCATCCTGTCGGTGCACCATTCGGATATGATCTCTACTACCTCAACGTAATGGCAGGCGCGAAGCGGAAGTGGGTGTTCCGGAACGATCCGGCTCACGCGTGGATGTTGAATAAATAACGATCAGGGAGCGAAATGTGCTCCCTATTATTCCAACAATTGCGAAAGCGCGGCCTCTGCAATCAGGCCGGCACATCAGGGCAGTTCAATGAAACAAAAATACAGGATCGCGCTTATCGGGACCGGCTATATTGGGAAAACGCATGCGCTCGCTTACAGGTCGGTGAACGCGGTCTTCCCGGACCTGCCGGAATTGGTGGCCGACCTCGTGGTCGACATCGATGAAACGGCAGGACGCGCCTTCGCCGCGCAATTCGGCTTCGCCAGGTTTTCAACAGACTGGCATGATGCGGTCTCCGATCCGGAAATCGACATCATTGCGATCGCCACGCCAAACCATCTGCACAAGGATATGGCCATCGAAGCGCTCCGGGCGGGCAAGCACGTTTATTGTGAAAAGCCGCTCGCTGTAACGATCGAAGATTCCGAGGCCATGGCTGAGGCGGCCCGCAATGCTTCCGGCCAGACGCTTGTCGGATACAACTACCTCTGCAACCCGGCCCTCCAACTCGCCCGGAAGATGATTGAGTCAGGCAGGATAGGCCGGCCGCTCTTTTTCCGTGGCGTGAATGATGAAGATTATATGGCCGATCCGATGACGCCCCACAGCTGGCGGTGCGAACGGGCAAAAGCAGGAGCTGGCACCTTAGGCGACCTCGCTACTCATCTGATCAGTCTATCCCAATTCTTGATGGGAGACATCACTCACGTTTCGGGACGTACTTACACGGCGCACGCAAGGCGGCCAGTCGCGGATGAACCGGAAGTATTCAGGGCGGTTGAGAATGACGATGTGGTGTCGATGCAAGTGGAGTTCGAAGGTGGTGCCAGGGGCGAACTCTCTTCCAGCCGAATCGCCTGGGGCCGAAAGAACCGTCTGGCACTAGAAATTCACGGAGAGCGTGGAACGATCCTTTTCGATCAGGAACGTTTGAACGAGTTGGAAGTTTATTTTTCTTCAGATGACAGCGAAGGGCAGGGGTTTCGGAAAATCTTAATTGGTCCCACCCACCCACCTTACGGCGCCTTTGTGCAATCTACGGGTCACCAGCTCGGCTTCAATGACCTCAAGGTTATTGAGGTCCAAAATCTGATCGAGGGAATAAGGGGTGGCAAACCCACCTATCCTTCATTTGAAGACGCGCTCAAAGTCGAGCAGGTGATTGCACGGGCGCTCGCGGAGTAGTTGCGCTTTGGTGTGCACGGGGGGATTGTCAGATTAACCGACCTTGAGACGGTGCATTCTGGATCTTAGGCTCCGGGAATGAGCAAGAATCCGTTCCGCTATTTCAAGACATCACCCGAAATTATCCAACTTGCGGTGATGATGTATGTTCGATTTCCGCTGTCATTACGCAATGTCGAAGACCTGCTCCACGAGCGTGGAATCGACATCTGCCACGAAACGGTCCGTCACTGGGTGGACCGTTTCGGTACTCACTTTGCGCACAAGATCCGCAAACGCCGATCGGAACGAATGAGGCAGTCGCCTCAGTGGCAATGGCACCTGGACGAAGTCTTCGTGAAGATCCGTGGGAAGACTCACTATCTTTGGCGGGCTGTTGATCATGAAGGCGAAGTCCTAGAGTCTTTTG
Coding sequences:
- a CDS encoding alpha/beta hydrolase domain-containing protein, yielding MSHLFNRRRALTIGAAALSTPLLLQGCVSRPAPSPKIADITVTGPVQGGSKGWIYRAPVLDLEKLGYVMEEYIVSGTANSYQLTEGTEASFDGTWDTEIADKQPFTTRFFILRPADPDKYNGVLLAHWQNVSAGFENGFPSGDEIFDGYAWMGISAQYIGIYGTPRTEPFSLREWDPERYGALSHPGDAYSYDIFAKAVSGALNSSSRGEAGPLGNLKTESVIALGGSQSALRLASYINIAHQHDQLFDGFLLLAHFGLTLPAKELTLAELFDRENGGKHAHWSQINDRGDVPVMVIDTQAEALTNFPARQPDTDSFRFWEIAGAPHTPPSTITQKDLSLQRDGIPGGPAMKRNIVEWDYVKDAGIRDLAKWIRTGEAPPKFDRLQISMTENGPAYQTDSAGNVLGGIRPPEVAAAVGTHTAGLPQPNLLGTSTLFSEAEMIERHGNRENFLGKWNAAVDTLVSSGLILPGHDGPIRARATEFWP
- a CDS encoding TonB-dependent receptor; the protein is MNSRHARSVSRFAIAGLIGATALTPVAAAQAGDAVKKLDTVKVTATRREQTLQEVPVAVSVLSDDILESTGTSSVDTLSDLTPSLTLLKGNNESNSSVSIRGLGTSVFSSAVEPSVSIVIDDVLMARSGQGFQDLIDIQRVEVLRGPQSTLFGKNASAGVVSVTTKAPSKTLTGGFDVELAEEDNAYGVRGTLSGPISDTAGFRLSAFKNDYDGHIRNVANGERVGGSESWGLRGKLQFDPTDKLTVTLIGDYRESESEPVVTIRSANNPAYLQQLAPVVPSETNTSLRANAETYANTEQAGLSAKAEYKFDNDFTLTSVSAWRSWDFANNLDVDGMSNEDPLPGGLLTFDLNSGATSLDQYTQEIRLASPDMGNYDFLIGAFAYYLDLNRHFERRLEIAIPAGNIAQSGQFDGSVENTYYAAFASGNYYFNDQTSLFGGARILTEDVDWTALRDPTNVLIPGDLSLGGVQGTLADFTGGVSDTAVVGNVGLRHSFNEYVNAYASYSRGYKGRATTIAFASVQGEEPVDAEESDAYEIGLKLTTPDGRWAANFAAFHTDFKNFQSQAQLPGEIATLLINAGDVSTEGFEGELMGRPTDLTDVSLGFALIDATIDSFPAGPCYPGQTAAEGCVNGNQDLAGAELPYSPDLRITFFGRQRVPFSSMPFDGFVQASGYWQDDITFSLNQNPDTREDARAIVNASIGIEDKDGRYQASVFVNNLFDENYVTSISELGLFGGFTYQYVPRDHQRYVGIRFGANF
- a CDS encoding MurR/RpiR family transcriptional regulator; its protein translation is MMPAKTAEEVRLQIKREYDGYSKQLRIVAQYILDHPNEIGLETVTVVAERMGVQPSTVVRLAKALGFDGASQLQRLFKEEVVSGAGALGYKERIRQYQAPKSGGGSDHFSSVLDEALECGILGLEDLRHSMSAKDIAKAVQLIQSADTLFVAGFQRSFPVAAYLSYALQRLRKNTVFIDGAGGLYEHQIEFSTKDDLLIAVGFNPYSDQIVSTLDQAKRNKMKILGISDSHVSPVVVGSNAQFIVHDPVVRGFRTLTSSMTLAQAIVLAYAFNETKA
- the iolC gene encoding 5-dehydro-2-deoxygluconokinase, with product MADAQRNLDVITIGRAGVDLYGQQVGGRLEDVQSFSKYLGGCPANIAVGTARLGLNSAIFTRVGDDHMGRFLLEEFGREGVSCDGVSMDPDRLTALVILGIRDKETFPLIFYRENCADMALTEQDVREDMIADSQSILITGTHMSTDSSRAASWKAVQLAKRHNTRIILDVDYRPVLWGLTAPSLGEERYVPDSAVTEVLQAFAPDCDLIVGTEEELHILGGSTDTFEAMRFIRTLSDATIVCKRGEQGCTVFTDKIPDSFDQGVSGEGFEVDVFNVLGAGDAFMSGFLRGWLRDQPLEECCRLANACGAIVVSRHGCAPAIPTLEELNWFLDNGSAFTALRKDAQLERLHWATTRGSQKNDLAVFAIDHRSQLEELAQECGVASDRISKLKRLALHSLEALTPDGLELGILLDGRYGATALEDAADLPYWTGRAIERPGSRPLDFDTNMTVGGEMQEWSRTQVAKCLCFYHPDDPECLRDLQERRILDAYKAARESRREFLLEIICSKHGDVTTNTMSSIMQRIYDIGVYPDWWKLEPSSEEATWNNITRIIEANDPHCRGILLLGLAASADDILACFREAARFPIIRGFAVGRTIFQEPAKQWMMGDIDDAEVASRLRQNFLQLIDGWREARCAR
- the iolD gene encoding 3D-(3,5/4)-trihydroxycyclohexane-1,2-dione acylhydrolase (decyclizing), translating into MATQTVRMTMAQALVRFLSNQMIETEHETIPYFGGVWAIFGHGNVSGIGEALYQVRDRLPTFRANNEQAMAHTAIAYAKAGFRRQAMVCTSSIGPGATNFLTAAALAHVNRLPVLFLPGDVFANRRPDPVLQQVEDFQDGTVSANDCFKPVSRYFDRITRPEQILLALPRMMSVFTDPSTCGPVCLSLCQDVQAQAYDYPVSFFEERIWRIRRPEPDRFEMDRLVRAMETARRPLIIAGGGALYSGASQVLGAFAERVGIPVAETQAGRSTLRYSHPMNLGAIGVTGSDAANAAASEADLIVGIGTRLQDFTTGSRALISAEGRQLFQVNIASYDAEKHMATPVVGDARQVVARLSEMITQAAIEEDWQQRNADRSGQWRNDVNTALGAQDSGTPSYAAALGAVDRAADERSTVVCAAGTLPGELHKLWRAERTGGYHVEYGYSCMGYEIAGGIGVKMADPESEVFVVVGDGSYLMLNSEIATSVMMGLKIIIILFDSEGFSCINRLQRETGGEDFNNQFVDTVHETLPDIDYAAHARSLGAVAESVSGVAELEAALSRAKAASRTTLISIKVDPDKATDIGGHWWDVAVPEVSESEKVRTAFENYKQSASKQIIDG
- the iolE gene encoding myo-inosose-2 dehydratase; this encodes MKFGVSPIAWSNDDMPELGGETTLESCLTDVGELGFDGVELGGKFPRQSAELLPILKCHGLSLVGGWFSGNCLVNSAEEEIAALRAHQDLLRACGSDVFVYAECSNAVHGNRSVGLSGKPVLDAGAWRTFGERLTGIAEYLASEGFRFAYHHHTGTVVETAADLEQFLAVTGDAVGLTLDTGHAFVGGIDCAEIIRKVPARIAHVHCKDVRRSIFETVRKDDQSFLDGVLAGMFTVPGDGDIDFAPVFEALGHIRYDDWIIVEAEQDPALADPRLYARLGLDHVRSCAQTSRDTRKVEC
- the iolB gene encoding 5-deoxy-glucuronate isomerase; this translates as MTDLRVKTSHPATDGCVLSVTPESAGWTYVGFAVHKLGAGDTFEKPATELEACLVILSGKASVTVAGQEYPNLGERDNVFAGPPAAMYIPMGQGYSVRAETQLEIAVCTAPGGGDYEPRVIPPGSISSEVRGQGSNTRFVQDILPGSDPAHSLLVVEVITPGGNWSSYPPHKHDSDALPEESALEETYYHRLHPSQGFAFQRVYTDDRSIDQTIAVEDGDCVMVPEGYHPVGAPFGYDLYYLNVMAGAKRKWVFRNDPAHAWMLNK
- a CDS encoding Gfo/Idh/MocA family oxidoreductase, encoding MKQKYRIALIGTGYIGKTHALAYRSVNAVFPDLPELVADLVVDIDETAGRAFAAQFGFARFSTDWHDAVSDPEIDIIAIATPNHLHKDMAIEALRAGKHVYCEKPLAVTIEDSEAMAEAARNASGQTLVGYNYLCNPALQLARKMIESGRIGRPLFFRGVNDEDYMADPMTPHSWRCERAKAGAGTLGDLATHLISLSQFLMGDITHVSGRTYTAHARRPVADEPEVFRAVENDDVVSMQVEFEGGARGELSSSRIAWGRKNRLALEIHGERGTILFDQERLNELEVYFSSDDSEGQGFRKILIGPTHPPYGAFVQSTGHQLGFNDLKVIEVQNLIEGIRGGKPTYPSFEDALKVEQVIARALAE